The Leptospiraceae bacterium genome includes the window GTAAAAAAAGATAAATTTGATCAGGAGAAATATGAAAAATTTTTACATTACACTAATTTTGCTGTTACTCTTCTTTGGATGCAAAAAAACCACAGAAGTCGAATTAAAAACACGTCCGATCGGAGGCGATTTTCAACTGCAATCGGAATTAGGGGCTTATTCTCTCACACAATCGAGGGGAAAGGTCGTGCTGATTTATTTTGGATTCACCTCTTGTCCTGATGTCTGCCCTACCACGCTTTCCAATGCTTCTCAAGCTTTTAAAAATTTAAAACCCAACGAAATAAAAAACACCCTTATGTTATTTATCACTGTTGACCCGGAGAGGGATACTTTAAATAAATTGCAGGAGTATTCAAAATTTTTCCATCCACAAATACTTGCACTTACTGGTTCTGTAGAAGATATTCGAAAAGCAGCTTCTCTGTATGGTGCGACATTTAGGAAACAAGAGCTTTCCTCTCATTTAGGCTATACAATGGATCATACTACCAGCGTGTTTGTGGTGAACAAAGAAGGGAAGTTAGTTGGATCTATTCCTCACGGATCATCACCCGATGAGTTCAAGACCGCAATTCGAAAAGCATTAAATTAAAAATCCCCTTTTAGAATATTCTCGGTTTAAGTTTTGCCATAGAGTTTTTTTTAAATTATTTTTCCCTATGGCAAATTATTTTTATCCTTACTCTGTTTCGGAAAGAATTGTTCCTACAGTAAATGAAGTAATTGTTGCGCCATTTAATACAAAACCAATTTTTGATCCGGAGGTATAGACTGGAACATTCATCATCTGCATTATCGGGTAATACATCATGCTTCCTCTTTCAGTGCTGGAAACACTTGAACATGCTTTATCCCAGCCATTCATATAACGCATTCCTGTCGCCGTATATTGAAAATCTAAACAATAAGTATAGGCAGTATTTGCATTGGAAATCGGTGCAGAGACAGAACTTCCCTTGCTTGTATTTGCAAATGATCCATCAGCCGATTTTTTGTACTGTGCTTGAGCACCAGCAGCCAATCTATAAGTTGGCCCGCTTAAAGCAAGACTAGTTCCAGACCCATAAGCAATCACATCTATATAACCGGAAGAGTTGTTGATTGTGAATGTTACTTCTACGCTTGTTCCTCCTTTAGATTGGTCTAATGAAATATCCCCGGTACTTCCGATCAACGAAGAAGTCGAAGTACCTGTTGCGCCTAACGTTATCCCTGATGACGATAAACCGATTGTGGCAAACCCGGCAGCATCACAAGCACTAATAGAATACTTTGTTCTGGCAGAGTTAGGGACTTGAGT containing:
- a CDS encoding SCO family protein; this encodes MKNFYITLILLLLFFGCKKTTEVELKTRPIGGDFQLQSELGAYSLTQSRGKVVLIYFGFTSCPDVCPTTLSNASQAFKNLKPNEIKNTLMLFITVDPERDTLNKLQEYSKFFHPQILALTGSVEDIRKAASLYGATFRKQELSSHLGYTMDHTTSVFVVNKEGKLVGSIPHGSSPDEFKTAIRKALN